AGCGGTAAATTTCTCACGGTATTGATCCCGATTTTTCTTAACGTGTCCCTCATCCTGCCATGTCAGGGTACTGGCCTTTTGTGTCGCTAAGGACATGGCACATCCCTGATAGGTACGATAGAGATGGAACACCTGCATGACCTCGGCATCGCCTGCGACAAAGCCGGAACGCAGGCCGGGCAGGTTGGATCGTTTGGACAGGCTGTGGAAAACCAGGCAACGAGAAAAGTTTTTATTACCCATCGTCTGTGAGGCTGTCAACAAGCCACTGGGCGGGTTGTTCTCATCGGGATAAATTTCGGAGTAACACTCATCGGAGGCGATAATAAAATCATGTTGATGAGCCAATCTAATTAGTCGCTGCAAACATTCCAGGCTTAGCACCTGTCCGGTGGGATTGCCCGGTGAACAGATATAGAGTAACTGACATTGATCCCATACCGAATCACTAATGCTGTTAAATAGATCAATATCTTTTTTAGTCAGATCTGAATTAATAAAGAAGGGCTGGGCACCCGCTAATAGACAGGCCCCTTCATAGATCTGATAAAAGGGATTGGGCATGGCAACAATGCTGTCCTTACCAGGGTTTATCAGACACTGAGCAATCGCAAACAGAGCTTCGCGGGTGCCAGTGACCGGGAGT
This Gammaproteobacteria bacterium DNA region includes the following protein-coding sequences:
- the dapC gene encoding succinyldiaminopimelate transaminase; amino-acid sequence: MNPDLDRLQPYPFERLARLKDGVQPPDTLSHINLSIGEPRHQPPEFVAEEMYAQRQDLGKYPVTRGSIELRTSIVKWLSKRFQLPTGSLDANQHILPVTGTREALFAIAQCLINPGKDSIVAMPNPFYQIYEGACLLAGAQPFFINSDLTKKDIDLFNSISDSVWDQCQLLYICSPGNPTGQVLSLECLQRLIRLAHQHDFIIASDECYSEIYPDENNPPSGLLTASQTMGNKNFSRCLVFHSLSKRSNLPGLRSGFVAGDAEVMQVFHLYRTYQGCAMSLATQKASTLTWQDEGHVKKNRDQYREKFTAVIKILSAAIDVNAPNAGFYLWLKTPIDDEIFCQQLFEQQHVTVVPGSYLSRNTASGNPGKNYIRIALVAGIDECIEAAHRIRDYIIKNTRL